GATTGTCAGCCGTCAGCAGTGGAATCTGGATGTGTTGGCTGTTGGCAGCGATGGTGGGGCCACAGCCGTCAACCTATTGGCTGTGCGGGGCGGCAAGGTACTGGGCAATCAGTTCTTTGTCCTGGAGCATGCAGAGCCTACCCAAACAGATGAGGCTGCAGCCGCATTTATTCGCGATTATTATGGAGAGATAACTGTAATTCCCCGGGAAATACTGGTTTCCGATTTGCCCCAGGGAGAGGATGTTCTAGCGGCCTGGCTGACCGAAAAGGCTGGCCGCCCAGTGAAACTACGGGTTCCCCAGAAGGGAACCAAAAAGCGCTTGTTGGAAATGGCAGCGGAGAACCTGCGGGAACAGCTGCATTCACGGCAGCGGAACGAGGCAGAGAGCCAAAGCCAGGGAGAAAGCATTATTCTGCAGCTAAAACAGGTGCTGGGCTTGGAGCAACCACCTCGACGAGTCGAATGCTACGATATCTCGCATATTCAAGGCAGCGATACTGTTGCTTCTATGGTGGTGTTTGAAGCTGGCGTTCCTGCCCGCAGCCAATATCGGCGCTTTAAGATTCGAGATTTGACCGGCCCTGATGATTTTGCATCAATGGCCCAGGTATTGCGAAGGCGGTTTGAAGCGGCCACCGAAGGCAAGGAGGGTTTTCGCCTGCTGCCGGACTTGGTGGTGGTGGACGGTGGCAAAGGGCAGCTGAGCGCTGCCCATAAAGAGATGAAAAACGCTGGTTATGCCGATATTAATATAGTCAGTCTTGCAAAACGGGAAGAAGAAGTATTTGTGCCCGGGCAAAGTGCCCCACTGGTTATCGATAAAGCAGAGCCGGCTTTGAAATTATTGCAGCAATTGCGCGATGAAGCCCACCGCTTTGCTATAACCTATCATCGTAAACTGCGGACCAAGAATACGCTTAGCTCTGAACTGGATAAAATCCCCGGGGTCGGACCGGCTCGGCGGACCGCCTTGCTTAAGGCTTTTGGCAGTCTGGAAAAACTGCGGGAAAAGGATGTAGCCGAGATTGCCGCTGTGCCAGGCATCCCCTGGCCGGTTGCAGAAGCGATTTACCGCTATTTCCGTAAAAACAAGTAGGCGCCCATGGGCGCCTATTAATATTTTAAAGGGCATTATTAAAATATTTTAAATTAGGGCTTGCAAGATTGGCGGCAGTCGCATATAATAAATGTAAATCCTGTTTCTTAAGAAAATTAATATTGAACTTAATAAAGTTGTGATATGCTATTACTAACAGAAAGGAGTGGTCATATGCGTAATCAAATGTTAGGTAGGTGCCCGGTTTGTAACTCAGGGCTGGACGTCACCCGTCTCCACTGCTCCCACTGTAACACTGGGATTGATGGACGGTTTACGGTATGCAAGTTTTGTCAATTGCCCGCCGATCAAAAAGCCTTTGTTGAAGTCTTTATCAAGTGCCGGGGCAATATCAAGGAAGTTGAAAAGGAATTGGGGATTTCTTATCCGACAGTACGTAGTCGTTTGGAGGCCGTAATCGAAACCCTTGGCTACCGCCCGCAACCGGTACCTAAGGATGACCCGGATCTCAAGGAGAAACGCAAAGAGATCCTGGAGGATTTAAACCAGGGCAAATTGACTTCCGAAGAGGCGATTGCCCTATTGCGTAAGCTGTAATTTTGCCATGGCAAAGGAGTGTGATGAAGGTGTCGGAAGAAAAAAAGATGATTCTGGAAATGCTTCAGTCTGGCAAAATATCCACTGAAGAAGCCCAGGAATTGTTAGCGGCACTCGATAAAGGTGTTGATCCTGCACCCGCCGAACCAAACAGTGATCACCAGGGTGGAAATTTTGTCGAAGATATAATCGGATCCATTCGTTCTGGACTCTCTAATCTGCCGTTAGTGTTTGATATTGATTCCAATCGCATTAAGTTAGAACAGACACTTACCGGCCAATTTGAGGCCGAGCAAGTCGACTTGGACCTCCAGACCCGTAATGGCAGCATTCGGGTCGAGGCCTGGGATGAGCCGGGTTACCAACTCGATTTGACTTTATCTGTGCGGGCCACGACCCGGGAGCAGGCAGAGGCTATCGTCGCCGACAGAGAGTTCGTAGTTCGCTCAGGCAATTCCCTGATGGTAGGAGACCGTAAGAGTCGTCAACTGGATAATAAAGTCTCGGTCTCCATGCGCCTGCGCCTGCCGCGGCAACATAATTATCTGTGCCAGGCCAAAACAACCAACGGCAGCGTTGAAATCAGGGAGCTAGACCTTTCTGGCTGTCAGGTCCAGTCGGCCAACGGTTCATTACGCTTGTATGGCATAAATGCAGATGATGTTGAGGCGAAGACTGTCAACGGCAGTTTGAAGGTTGAAGGCAGCATGGGTAATTTACTTGGAAAAGCGACCAACGGCAGTATTACCATTGATAACATTGCCGAAACCAGTCGCAATGAGCTGAAAACTGTCAACGGAAGGGTTGAGGTGCGCATTCCTTCCCGGGAGAACCTGGGGATAATTGCCACAGCAAAAACCACCGCCGGCAGCATCCGAATGGAGCATCCGGCGATGAAGGTTAAGGAAAAGATAAGTAAACCTGGGAATAACTTCTTGCGGGCTGCCACCGATGATGAGGCTTCGGCGGACATTGAGCTGAAGTTAGGTTCGGTAAACGGCAGTATCCGAATATCGGATTTATAGAGGGGAGCGACGATGATGGAGTTGCTATTGTTGACGATTGCAAACTATTTTCCCTGGATTCTGGCGTTAATTGCCCTGGCTTTGGTTCTGGGGTTTGTGCGTCAGGTTCTCTTGATCCAAAGTGGGTTGATTAAAAAGCCGGCGGTCAGAAGTTGGCGGATTGATTATGACAAACTGCGCAGCAGCTTCTGGCTGGCTGCCCTGGGCGGTGTAATTGCTGCCGCTCTCCATTTTGGTCTTCACGGCTGGTTCGCATTTTGGCTTTTGGTTGCGCTATTAGGGGTCGGTCAGGTTTTGGCCAGCTTACTGGGAGGTAGCCGGTGGTCCTCCACGACAAAGTTTCATCGCCGTTGGGCGGATTAGAAATGCGGCAATTTAACTGTAACCGGGCTAAAATTGATGTGGTCGATGGCAAGCTGACTGTACGCAGGTCTGAGGGCAGCCTCTTGCTGTCTGATGGCGGAAGCAAACCGCTGGACATTCGCCAGAACAAAGATACCATGATAGTATCGGGTAGCCATTGCGATTTGGAAATCTGGCTGCCTGTGGATGGAACGATTGCCATCGATGGGCGACGTCTTGATGTCAATTTCGTTGATGGCGTAGGCAGGGCATCGGTTGACGTCACGGACGGGGCAGTGAAAGCTGAGAGCTGGTCAGGTGAAATAGCAGTTGATAGCAGCGGGGGTAATGTTGAGTTGCGAAATGTAACGGGTCCAATTTCCATCGATACCGGCTCTGGAGCAGTGCATATTTCAGGTTGCAATGGTTCGGCTTATGTCGATACCGGCGCTGGAAGCGTTACTGTCAATGACAGCGCTTTGAGTCCTTTGGAAGTTGACACCGGTTCCGGGCCTGTGATTCTCCGCCATTGTCGAGGCAGCATAAGCGTGGACACTGGCTCTGGGGAAGTGGTGCTCCATGAAGTTTTCAGCAAAAAACTTCAGGTAGACACCAATGACGGTAAAATTGTTGCTTCCTTGCCAGGGGGAAGTCCGGGACGTTGGCGTCTGCAATCCGGCCGTGGTGACGTGCTTTTGACCGTTCCCGAAAATATATCCAGTCAGTTTGAGCTTAAAGGGAAAAACCTGGAGATTGATGAACAGTTGCCGCTGAAGAGTTGTCAAAAATTTGACGGTGGCGCCCGGGGAATACTGGGAGACGGGGTTGGATTGCTATCCGCCGGCTCTGCCAGGGGACGGGTAATCCTGGAATATGCACCGCCCCAAGAGATCATCGAGGTGGAGCCGGAAGCTGAAGCTACATCGCCTGCGGATGAGGAGACTCTGCGGATCCTAAATATGTTAAAACAAGGCACAATCTCTGCTGAGGAAGCCGGGGAGCTGTTGGATGCATTAGACGGGAGTGATGATAGTGCATGAGGAGCGTTTACAAATATTGCAAATGATTGCTCAGGGGAAGCTGAGCCCCGAACAAGGGGAGGAGCTGCTTAAAGCCCTTGGTGGTGAAACAAATGCGTCAGATTCTCAGGAAGCAAGATGGTTGGTTATTCGGGTGTTTGAGGCTGGAGCCCACAGGCCCAAGCATAATGTCCGCTTTCCGTTGCGTTTCGCGGGGAAGATGCTGCGTTTCGCCAACCGCTTTGTGGACGATGTTGAGCTGGACCTGGAAGAATTATATCTGGCAATCAGTACAGGCGCCCCAGGCAAGATTATGGAAGTTGAACAAGAAAACGGGGACTTTGTGGAGATTTTTCTGGAGGTGTAGCCATGGATGAGCGCTTGCGGGTGCTACAATTGGTTCGGGAGCAAAAAGTTAGTCCGGAGGCAGGATTGGTATTGTTGCAAGAACTGGAGGGGACTGGTATATCTGAAAATGCAGGCACTGCCCGGCAAGTGCGGGTGACCATCCATCGGAAGGATGGAGAAGACAAGCAGACGTCCTTTAAGGTTCCATTGTCTGTCCTCAGATTCCTTGACGGTCTGTTTCCGGAGCAAATTAGGATTGATGGCAATTCGTTCAAGCGACAGGATCTTTTGGATTTTATCGACCGAGGTGTATCCGGAGATGTGCTACGCAAACAGCATGCTAAGGGCGAAGTGGTGTTAGAACTTGTATAATTCCAGGGATGGGTTTTTTACAGACGAAAATAAGCAGGGCTGCTTCGTATGATTGAAGCAGCCCTGATTTATTGGCCCGCCGGGCCTATTAGTCACCGCCTCAACCAAAGGGTTCTCGTTTGGGACGCTGGCGATGTTGTTCTTCTATCTTTTTAAAGAACTCGGGATACTGGGATTGGGACATCGAAGCAGGCTGTCTGTTCCCCCCTGGGGCAGGCGGTTTCCTGGTAATCTGACCCCGCCGGTAATTTGTTTCCACCAGTGGTTTATCCTGCGTCTCAGGCTTTTCTGCTGGAGCGGGTGTTAATTCGGGTGCGGGAGCGGCTTCTATTTTAGGTGACGGCTCTGGTGTCACGGGTTGGGGGGCAGGAGCTGGTTCACTTGTTTCAGATTCGGCTTGTGAGTCGAGAATTTCTCCGTCGAGACTTTCGCCATCGCCAAAATGTTCCATGATTGAAGCAAATAACCATGTTGCCAATTGGTCAAATGCCGTCGGCCACTGAACCACTATCCCTGGTGTTTTTAGACTGGCAAAAAGGCCAAACTTCAAGTTATACTGTGGTTTTCGAAATGCGAGGGGATCCGGGAGATATGCCAGTTTCAAGCCTTGTTTCAGGTTATTGCCAATTCTCCGGGCAAGAGGCATGCTCCGGAATCGAAATCCCAGGTAATTAACATTTACATAGCGGCCACCTAGTTCAATTACCACTGCAAGATCACAGGGCGGGAACGGCCCGCCGTTATGGTAGATCATGATGGCGCCGGCGGCGCTGCAGAGTTCGGCGAATTTTTCTACACCTGCCGGTAAGCGTTCATTATATAGGTCGGGACTGATAATCGTCAGGCAAATCCGCTTGTTGTGGAGCGGACTATCATAAAATATGACATCATTCCAAAGGCCAGTCC
The sequence above is drawn from the Bacillota bacterium genome and encodes:
- the uvrC gene encoding excinuclease ABC subunit UvrC, which gives rise to MPGVYTFKDQDGKVLYVGKAKNLRNRVRSYFSPGNREQKAWTLRKYAADIDYVVTVTEVEALLLESHLIKKYRPRYNVRLKDDKDYPYIKLDLEEDYPRLEIVRKMKRDKARYFGPYPNAGVVNETVRLANKLFPLRTCGDWRNKPRPCLNFHIKRCLAPCQAKVSPEEYRQLLDQVIMFLEGKHQELLASLKARMEAAARELEFEMAAEIRDQIEALEKLAASQRIVSRQQWNLDVLAVGSDGGATAVNLLAVRGGKVLGNQFFVLEHAEPTQTDEAAAAFIRDYYGEITVIPREILVSDLPQGEDVLAAWLTEKAGRPVKLRVPQKGTKKRLLEMAAENLREQLHSRQRNEAESQSQGESIILQLKQVLGLEQPPRRVECYDISHIQGSDTVASMVVFEAGVPARSQYRRFKIRDLTGPDDFASMAQVLRRRFEAATEGKEGFRLLPDLVVVDGGKGQLSAAHKEMKNAGYADINIVSLAKREEEVFVPGQSAPLVIDKAEPALKLLQQLRDEAHRFAITYHRKLRTKNTLSSELDKIPGVGPARRTALLKAFGSLEKLREKDVAEIAAVPGIPWPVAEAIYRYFRKNK
- a CDS encoding DUF2089 domain-containing protein, which translates into the protein MRNQMLGRCPVCNSGLDVTRLHCSHCNTGIDGRFTVCKFCQLPADQKAFVEVFIKCRGNIKEVEKELGISYPTVRSRLEAVIETLGYRPQPVPKDDPDLKEKRKEILEDLNQGKLTSEEAIALLRKL